Proteins encoded by one window of Bacillus solimangrovi:
- a CDS encoding phage head spike fiber domain-containing protein: MNKFGKFLSSAAIATTLATSSFLPSAVFAAEAATVTNQSQNVFVTPLTQSSSGIISKSKSSIYPKAPVPDLVEIFDGYDPFTYDGLPRDTKGEQWGVETMSGALLSYIPIDVYDLNKFMFNHAIMPDPDLVKKFNPNFDNYSEIFLGYVDNDGEFHSYVMGILNEQPNKKGKYGTLALNPDILPADDDSSITSDAYWERVFDSNIDYSGGTKTIVDTASSGISKTSSAEFGSTIGMKVGVEAGLGDIAKVSAEYSTSLSQSFGRSINIHESRDVQFRHTFGERFDDPYAYGVYHLIGEYRFHPSNLVKEIADNIQVWGVPGEGHYTSFYTKNIGDTKVGEGSYPYSTDDYRAIEIYENGLRIPEQNLLDQYSFNDFTDSSWSKNDVSVGFTSVTAPDGSPAQKLTPATNKSGIQQYVNINSDGNKYTFGIWLKADEPHQAQIKVQNKNNSESTGVKVDVTTDWQYFSVTSEKPFSTNDGVTVVLWPGAYNGTTDYVYASGAKLIKE; encoded by the coding sequence ATGAATAAATTTGGGAAATTTTTATCTAGTGCAGCTATAGCAACTACTCTAGCAACAAGTTCGTTTCTACCTAGTGCTGTATTTGCAGCAGAGGCAGCAACAGTTACTAATCAGTCACAAAATGTGTTCGTGACTCCACTTACACAATCTAGCTCAGGTATTATTTCAAAATCAAAATCATCAATTTATCCAAAGGCCCCTGTACCAGATTTAGTTGAGATTTTTGATGGTTATGACCCGTTTACTTATGATGGTCTTCCACGGGATACAAAAGGGGAACAGTGGGGCGTTGAAACAATGTCAGGTGCTTTATTGAGTTATATCCCTATAGATGTTTATGATTTAAATAAGTTTATGTTTAACCATGCTATCATGCCTGACCCTGATTTAGTGAAGAAGTTCAATCCTAACTTTGACAATTATAGTGAAATCTTTTTAGGATATGTAGATAACGATGGAGAATTTCACAGTTACGTTATGGGTATTCTGAATGAACAGCCTAACAAAAAAGGAAAGTACGGCACCCTAGCACTAAATCCTGATATCCTTCCTGCTGACGATGATTCTTCGATTACATCAGATGCTTATTGGGAACGTGTCTTTGATTCTAATATTGATTATAGTGGTGGGACAAAAACAATTGTTGATACAGCATCATCTGGTATTTCTAAAACGTCCTCAGCTGAATTTGGTAGTACAATAGGTATGAAAGTAGGCGTTGAAGCTGGGCTTGGTGATATTGCAAAAGTATCAGCGGAATACAGTACATCATTAAGTCAGAGCTTCGGCCGTTCAATTAATATTCATGAATCCCGTGATGTACAATTCCGACATACCTTTGGAGAGAGATTTGATGATCCGTATGCATATGGTGTATACCATCTAATAGGAGAGTATCGTTTTCATCCATCAAATCTAGTAAAAGAAATCGCTGATAATATACAAGTTTGGGGAGTGCCTGGAGAAGGTCATTATACTAGTTTTTATACCAAAAATATTGGTGATACGAAAGTAGGGGAAGGTAGCTATCCTTATTCAACAGATGACTATCGAGCAATTGAAATATATGAAAATGGCTTAAGAATTCCTGAACAGAATTTATTAGATCAATATTCATTTAATGATTTTACAGATTCTAGTTGGAGCAAGAATGATGTTAGCGTAGGATTCACCTCAGTAACTGCTCCAGATGGTAGTCCGGCACAAAAATTAACACCAGCAACTAATAAAAGTGGGATACAGCAATATGTAAATATCAATTCAGATGGAAATAAATATACGTTTGGAATTTGGTTGAAAGCTGATGAACCACATCAAGCCCAAATTAAAGTTCAAAATAAAAACAATTCTGAATCAACAGGCGTAAAAGTTGATGTTACAACTGATTGGCAGTATTTCTCGGTTACATCTGAAAAACCATTTTCAACGAATGATGGAGTGACAGTGGTGCTGTGGCCAGGTGCTTATAATGGTACAACAGACTATGTATATGCGTCGGGCGCAAAGCTTATTAAGGAATAA
- a CDS encoding NUDIX hydrolase — protein sequence MNMKRVDVVYTLLFDEKTNKVLMVLNKNNTWSLPGGAVEELETLKEAAIREVKEETGYDVTVSDIISVNEAFINENHVYFITFHGQIVESPEEIPKEENILKVEWIDVAEVDLLMPYLPEGISTLIRSSGAKYTLQK from the coding sequence ATGAATATGAAGCGTGTTGATGTCGTCTATACACTTTTGTTCGATGAAAAAACGAATAAGGTATTAATGGTGCTAAACAAAAACAACACTTGGTCCTTGCCAGGAGGAGCAGTTGAAGAATTGGAAACTTTGAAAGAAGCAGCGATTAGAGAAGTAAAAGAAGAGACAGGTTATGATGTGACAGTGAGTGATATTATTTCAGTAAATGAAGCATTTATTAATGAAAATCACGTGTATTTTATCACGTTTCACGGTCAGATCGTCGAGTCACCTGAAGAAATTCCAAAGGAAGAAAATATCCTTAAGGTTGAATGGATAGATGTAGCGGAAGTAGATCTATTAATGCCGTATTTGCCTGAAGGAATATCTACATTAATTAGATCATCTGGTGCAAAATATACGTTGCAAAAATGA
- a CDS encoding DUF4386 domain-containing protein, with the protein MTAITVGVLYIIGTVSGILSLVMTKELLAGEDFLTRIAANLSQLNLGAFFVLLMGLSLSAMPIFLYPLFRRKNEVLALGMVVFRGPLEGSTYILIAVSWLVLGVFSKEFTTVGAEVGSLQIIGNVLLQAYDIISPVLTIVFIIGALLLYTLFYLTKLIPRWLSVWGLIGAVFYIAVDLLKFFGLDLNLDMLYIPLAVQEMIMALWLIIKGFNQVALNELLTDKHNV; encoded by the coding sequence ATGACTGCAATAACAGTAGGTGTCCTTTACATCATCGGAACGGTATCAGGAATTTTAAGTCTTGTTATGACGAAGGAACTACTTGCTGGAGAAGATTTTCTTACTAGAATTGCTGCTAATCTGTCACAGCTTAACTTGGGTGCATTTTTCGTACTCTTGATGGGGCTGTCATTATCAGCAATGCCTATTTTTCTGTACCCTCTCTTTAGAAGAAAGAATGAAGTTCTTGCACTAGGCATGGTTGTTTTCCGAGGACCACTAGAGGGGAGTACATATATCTTAATCGCTGTCAGTTGGCTCGTGTTAGGCGTGTTCAGCAAAGAATTCACTACCGTTGGGGCAGAAGTAGGATCTTTACAAATTATCGGCAATGTCCTGCTTCAGGCATATGACATTATCAGCCCCGTTTTGACGATTGTATTTATTATTGGGGCATTGTTGTTATACACACTTTTCTACCTCACCAAACTTATCCCTCGTTGGTTGTCCGTCTGGGGTTTAATCGGAGCTGTTTTCTATATTGCTGTTGACTTATTGAAGTTCTTTGGACTAGACCTTAACTTGGATATGTTGTATATACCGTTGGCAGTTCAAGAGATGATAATGGCACTCTGGTTAATCATCAAAGGCTTCAACCAAGTAGCTCTTAATGAACTTCTAACTGATAAACACAACGTATAA
- a CDS encoding aminoglycoside phosphotransferase family protein, translated as MDINLTNALADLTITSISKVSEGLESDVYKVYSSTYEQFLVVKVPKQIVYHNENDQDLSAKGLYMQDYLISEHLIRNGFSKVPRVFDLKEIDGCPILIQEYVEGDNAEFHEGEYDEFGQELKKIHDMPLPDFKLIAQEGQEDVNNTIIERIFKRIVAMNKLAGTDIHLPSKDVLTNVLKNGSNKKSLLHMDLRAENILRKNHNILVFIDWSNALIGDPLLEFARANEYGLPVENILSGYGEYPLTSTAQELIYRLDTAIMLGIVFLSSAPNKLRAEQQINRVKQLNDRLIEKI; from the coding sequence AAAGTTTACTCTTCTACATACGAACAATTTTTAGTTGTTAAGGTACCGAAACAAATTGTCTATCATAATGAGAACGATCAAGATCTTTCTGCGAAAGGCTTATATATGCAGGATTATCTAATAAGCGAACACCTCATTAGGAATGGCTTCTCTAAAGTACCTCGAGTATTTGATTTAAAGGAGATAGATGGTTGTCCAATTTTGATACAGGAGTATGTTGAAGGAGACAATGCTGAATTTCATGAAGGTGAATATGATGAGTTTGGACAAGAGTTAAAAAAGATTCATGATATGCCTTTGCCTGACTTTAAATTGATAGCCCAAGAGGGACAAGAAGATGTAAATAATACAATCATAGAAAGAATATTTAAGAGAATAGTAGCAATGAATAAATTAGCAGGTACGGATATTCATCTGCCAAGTAAAGATGTGCTAACTAACGTTTTGAAAAATGGTTCGAATAAAAAATCATTGCTCCATATGGATTTAAGAGCGGAAAATATTTTAAGGAAAAATCATAATATTTTAGTGTTTATCGATTGGAGCAATGCACTGATTGGCGATCCCTTGCTTGAATTTGCGAGAGCAAATGAGTATGGTCTTCCAGTTGAAAATATACTTAGTGGATATGGTGAATACCCATTAACTTCCACAGCACAAGAGCTTATTTACAGATTAGATACTGCAATCATGTTGGGTATTGTGTTTTTATCATCAGCTCCTAATAAGTTAAGAGCTGAACAGCAGATTAACCGTGTTAAACAGTTGAATGATAGGTTAATTGAGAAGATATAA